Proteins encoded together in one Polaribacter reichenbachii window:
- a CDS encoding DUF1553 domain-containing protein, protein MRLFLVLVGILLFSSCGPDLPEAVAVEYEKLPKKIDFNQSVKPILSDKCFLCHGPDKGNIKGGLQLHSAEVAYAELSETPGKFAIVPKNLKKSEFYHRIVTDDPKLIMPEPGSHLTLSNYEKAVLVKWIEEGAEYKEHWAFIKPEKSEVPEVEKEELVANAIDNFVLEELENNGLEPSKKADKELLLRRASLDLTGLPPTSEEIDAFLKDNSTNAYEKQIDRLIATSAYGEQRTLDWMDLSRYADTHGYSVDKFRDVSPWRDWVIKSFNNNMPYDEFVLWQLAGDMLPNATREQKLATTFNRLHPQNLEGGIIDEEFRSEYVSDRTATVGQAFLGLTVACAKCHDHKYDPISQKDHFEMYSFFNNVDETGLIPWDLATPVPAMMLPTKEQEEVLNYLETLVDDSENELKVTKVKENTSAEKWMANQGYKNISSNQKPKGLIAAFNFDNKKLINKVGGNGKNKIRMRQQFVDNEKPIFKKGSQGKGLYMDGDTWLDLDKIGIYKRSESFSIGIDVFIPKDLETGVIFHKMNSPELHNFRGYHLKIKDNKIEALLAHVWPDNAIVVESIKEIPKEKWVQLTMTYDGSSKANGIKIFLDGERLETKTHYDNLYKDIIFHGFQMYGRNSPKIEPGLRIGAVWRGKGINGATIDNLLVFDKELSDIEVLQIADKEKLQTIKHTPYNNLTASEKTQLNQYYLSNFSSDYKKVLKNLEEKRIALTDSTEPVKQIMVMKEMETPRQAYVLDRGQYDSPTDSVFPNVPERIFPFPDNLPKNRIGLAKWIMHKDNPLTARVTVNRYWQNIFGRGLVKTSEDFGNQGELPSHPKLLDWLALKFMESGWDVKALHKLILMSNTYQQSSIASKELLAMDKENKFLARGPAKRLSGEMLRDNALFASGLLNRKIGGESVSPYQPPGLWKVNGDTYLPSSGDELYRRSMYTIWKRTVPHPTIATFDAPTRDLCTTRRQETNTPLQALVLLNDPTFVEAARVLGKKMINYKDIDEGISVTFKKLTGRTIKPLELNILVNLQKTELEKFQKNKGKAEGWISLGEYKINPEDDKALVAANAVVASTIINSDAFITKR, encoded by the coding sequence ATGAGATTATTTTTAGTACTTGTTGGAATATTATTATTCAGCTCTTGTGGACCAGATTTACCTGAAGCTGTTGCTGTAGAATATGAAAAACTACCCAAAAAAATAGACTTTAATCAAAGTGTAAAACCTATTTTATCTGATAAATGTTTTTTATGTCATGGCCCAGATAAAGGAAATATTAAAGGAGGTTTACAATTACATTCTGCAGAAGTTGCGTATGCAGAATTATCAGAAACACCAGGTAAATTTGCTATTGTTCCTAAAAATCTTAAAAAAAGCGAATTTTATCATCGTATTGTAACAGACGATCCTAAATTAATAATGCCAGAGCCAGGTTCTCACCTAACTTTAAGCAATTATGAAAAAGCTGTTTTAGTAAAATGGATAGAAGAAGGTGCAGAATACAAAGAACATTGGGCATTTATTAAACCCGAAAAAAGCGAAGTACCTGAAGTTGAAAAAGAAGAATTAGTAGCAAATGCTATCGATAATTTTGTATTAGAAGAATTAGAAAACAATGGTTTAGAACCTTCAAAAAAAGCAGATAAAGAACTTTTATTAAGAAGAGCTTCTTTAGATTTAACAGGGTTACCACCTACAAGCGAAGAAATTGACGCATTTTTAAAAGACAATTCAACAAACGCTTACGAAAAACAAATAGACAGATTAATTGCAACCAGTGCTTATGGTGAGCAACGTACTTTAGATTGGATGGATTTATCTCGTTATGCAGATACTCATGGTTATAGTGTAGATAAATTTAGAGATGTTTCTCCTTGGCGAGATTGGGTTATAAAATCCTTCAATAACAATATGCCTTATGATGAATTTGTGTTGTGGCAATTGGCTGGAGATATGTTGCCAAATGCAACTCGTGAGCAAAAATTAGCAACTACTTTTAACAGATTACATCCGCAGAATTTAGAAGGTGGTATTATTGATGAAGAATTTAGATCTGAATACGTTTCAGACAGAACTGCAACTGTGGGGCAAGCGTTTTTAGGCTTAACTGTAGCTTGTGCAAAATGCCATGATCATAAATACGATCCTATTTCTCAAAAAGATCATTTCGAAATGTACAGTTTCTTTAATAATGTTGATGAAACCGGACTTATACCTTGGGATTTAGCAACTCCTGTACCAGCAATGATGTTGCCTACAAAAGAGCAAGAAGAAGTTTTAAATTATTTAGAAACTTTAGTTGATGACTCTGAAAATGAACTAAAGGTAACTAAAGTTAAAGAAAATACAAGCGCAGAAAAATGGATGGCTAACCAAGGTTATAAAAACATTTCTAGCAATCAAAAACCTAAAGGATTAATTGCTGCTTTTAATTTTGATAATAAAAAACTGATAAACAAAGTTGGCGGAAATGGAAAAAACAAAATAAGAATGCGTCAGCAATTTGTTGACAATGAAAAACCTATTTTCAAAAAAGGCTCTCAAGGAAAAGGTCTTTATATGGATGGTGATACTTGGCTAGATTTAGACAAAATAGGTATTTATAAAAGAAGTGAATCTTTTTCTATTGGTATAGATGTTTTTATACCAAAGGATTTAGAAACAGGTGTAATTTTTCATAAAATGAATAGCCCAGAATTACATAATTTTAGAGGTTATCATTTAAAAATTAAAGACAATAAAATAGAAGCTTTATTAGCACATGTTTGGCCAGATAATGCTATTGTTGTAGAATCCATTAAAGAGATTCCTAAAGAAAAATGGGTGCAATTAACTATGACTTATGATGGTTCTAGTAAAGCAAACGGAATTAAAATATTCTTAGATGGAGAAAGGTTAGAAACAAAAACTCATTACGACAACTTATACAAAGACATCATCTTTCACGGTTTTCAAATGTATGGTAGAAATAGCCCTAAAATTGAGCCGGGTTTAAGAATTGGTGCTGTTTGGAGGGGTAAAGGAATAAATGGTGCAACTATAGATAATTTATTGGTTTTTGATAAAGAATTGAGTGATATTGAAGTTTTACAAATTGCTGATAAAGAGAAATTACAGACCATTAAACATACACCTTATAATAATTTAACTGCATCAGAAAAAACACAATTAAATCAATACTATTTGTCTAATTTTTCTTCGGATTATAAAAAGGTGCTTAAAAACTTAGAAGAAAAAAGAATTGCATTAACAGATAGTACAGAACCTGTAAAACAAATTATGGTGATGAAAGAAATGGAAACACCAAGACAAGCCTATGTTTTAGACAGAGGTCAATATGATTCGCCTACAGATTCTGTTTTTCCAAATGTGCCAGAACGTATTTTTCCTTTTCCAGATAATTTACCTAAAAACAGAATTGGTTTAGCAAAATGGATTATGCACAAAGACAACCCTTTAACAGCAAGAGTTACTGTAAACAGATATTGGCAAAATATTTTTGGTAGAGGTTTGGTAAAAACATCCGAAGATTTTGGTAATCAAGGAGAATTACCAAGTCATCCAAAATTATTAGACTGGTTAGCTCTAAAATTTATGGAATCTGGTTGGGATGTAAAAGCATTGCACAAATTAATATTGATGTCTAACACCTACCAACAATCTAGTATTGCCAGCAAAGAATTATTGGCAATGGATAAAGAGAATAAATTTTTAGCAAGAGGACCAGCAAAACGTTTATCTGGAGAAATGTTAAGAGATAACGCATTATTTGCATCTGGTTTATTAAATCGTAAAATTGGAGGAGAAAGCGTAAGCCCATACCAACCACCAGGTTTATGGAAAGTAAATGGAGATACGTACTTACCAAGTTCTGGTGATGAGTTATACAGAAGAAGTATGTACACCATATGGAAAAGAACGGTGCCACACCCAACCATTGCAACTTTTGATGCACCAACAAGAGATTTATGTACCACAAGAAGACAAGAAACCAACACACCTTTACAAGCATTGGTATTATTAAACGACCCAACATTTGTGGAAGCTGCACGTGTTTTAGGTAAAAAAATGATCAATTATAAAGATATTGATGAAGGTATCTCTGTAACTTTTAAAAAACTAACAGGTAGAACTATAAAGCCTTTAGAATTAAACATTCTAGTAAACTTACAGAAAACAGAACTAGAAAAATTTCAAAAAAACAAAGGTAAAGCAGAAGGTTGGATTAGCTTAGGAGAATACAAAATTAATCCTGAAGATGATAAGGCTTTAGTTGCTGCAAATGCAGTAGTAGCATCAACAATTATTAATTCTGATGCTTTTATAACAAAACGATAA
- a CDS encoding DUF1501 domain-containing protein, which produces MCDHHDILKSNNKDLQSVEKQIDRRNFLKKTSLGLGALALGSLLNTEKAWSTIGNPAASPEDILNNYNKNRLGLPHHLPKAKRIIYLFQSGGPSQMDLFDYKPKLVDMFGQDLPKSVIGKTRLTGMSGSQSTLPIAPSLFNFKQYGESRAWVSELMPHTAEIVDDLCFIKGMQTDQINHTPAINFFQTGHQLPGRPSIGSWLSYGLGSDNENLPTFITLVSKNGKGQPLNASLWGNGFLPTEHQGVQFRSGKDPVLYLNNPDNYDGNDRKKMLEYLGDLNSIQHDAYGDPEIQARMKQYEMAYKMQTSVPEVTDTSDEPDHIFEMYGKDSRNSGTYAANCLMARKLLEKGVKFVQIYHQGWDQHVACPGGLRNQCKKTDQGTAALIKDLKQRGMLDDTLVVWGGEFGRTVYSQGQLTDKNYGRDHHPKAFTMWMAGAGVKPGFTYGETDDFSYNVTKDPVHVHDFHATLLHLFGIDHERLTFKHQGRRFRLTDVHGHVVKDLLT; this is translated from the coding sequence ATGTGCGATCATCATGATATTTTAAAATCTAATAATAAAGATTTACAAAGTGTTGAAAAACAAATTGACAGAAGAAACTTCTTAAAGAAAACATCTTTAGGTTTAGGTGCATTAGCATTAGGTAGTCTTTTAAATACAGAAAAAGCTTGGAGTACTATTGGTAATCCTGCTGCTAGTCCAGAAGATATTTTAAATAATTACAATAAAAACAGATTAGGTTTACCTCATCATTTACCAAAGGCAAAACGAATTATTTATTTGTTTCAAAGTGGTGGACCTTCTCAAATGGATTTATTTGATTACAAACCCAAATTGGTTGATATGTTTGGGCAAGATTTACCTAAATCTGTAATTGGTAAAACGCGTTTAACTGGTATGAGCGGTAGCCAATCTACCTTACCAATTGCACCTTCTTTATTCAACTTTAAACAATATGGAGAATCTAGAGCTTGGGTAAGTGAATTAATGCCACATACAGCAGAAATTGTAGATGATTTGTGTTTTATTAAGGGGATGCAAACTGATCAAATTAACCATACACCTGCCATTAACTTTTTTCAAACTGGGCATCAATTACCTGGTAGACCATCTATTGGATCTTGGTTAAGTTATGGTTTGGGTTCTGATAATGAAAATTTACCAACGTTTATCACTTTAGTATCAAAAAACGGAAAAGGACAACCTTTAAACGCAAGTTTATGGGGTAATGGATTTTTACCAACAGAACACCAAGGAGTACAATTTAGATCTGGTAAAGACCCAGTTTTATACTTAAATAATCCTGATAATTACGATGGTAATGATCGTAAAAAAATGTTAGAATATTTAGGAGATTTAAATTCAATACAGCATGATGCATATGGTGATCCAGAAATCCAAGCTAGAATGAAACAATACGAAATGGCTTACAAAATGCAAACCTCTGTACCAGAAGTTACAGATACATCAGATGAGCCAGATCATATTTTTGAAATGTATGGTAAAGACAGTAGAAATTCTGGTACTTATGCAGCCAACTGTTTAATGGCAAGAAAGTTATTAGAAAAAGGCGTAAAATTTGTACAAATTTATCACCAAGGATGGGATCAACACGTAGCTTGTCCTGGAGGTTTAAGAAATCAATGTAAAAAAACAGATCAAGGTACAGCCGCTTTAATTAAAGATTTAAAACAACGTGGTATGTTAGATGATACACTTGTGGTTTGGGGTGGCGAATTTGGTAGAACAGTTTACTCTCAAGGTCAATTAACAGATAAGAATTATGGTAGAGATCATCATCCAAAAGCCTTTACAATGTGGATGGCAGGTGCTGGTGTTAAACCCGGTTTTACTTACGGAGAAACTGATGATTTTAGTTACAATGTAACCAAAGACCCAGTACATGTACATGATTTTCACGCCACACTTTTACACCTCTTTGGTATAGATCATGAAAGATTAACTTTTAAACATCAAGGAAGGCGTTTTAGATTAACAGATGTGCATGGTCATGTTGTAAAAGACCTATTAACTTAA
- a CDS encoding twin-arginine translocation signal domain-containing protein, with protein MSSRRNFIKKAGLASAALVTSSSAIGPSIITKKEDSNHLLNETDTILGHGDYQYKLVKNWAQISSTRIPLLNCHEMVMDSKGRLIMIGDHPQNNVLIFDKSGKLLDYWGTAYQGGHGLTLHNEGGEDMLYITDSGWAQGKNNKMVKHNGRVAKTTVDGRVIFDIGHPQTIGVYKPGDPFCPTETAIGPNGDIYVADGYGMDYIIQYDANGKYIRHWGGKNNTDERYKLSNAHGVAIDYRDKNNPLVVCTSRNEQSFKWYTLDGKYVKTLHLPNMQVCRPVIDDNNLYAGVCWSQPKVGKTNWKDHTGFVTIMEGDKVVSNPGGTEPIYKDGTLQKSYQLKEKPILHGHDVCVDEDKNLYICQWNANHSTPYKLERI; from the coding sequence ATGTCATCTAGAAGAAATTTTATAAAAAAGGCAGGTTTAGCAAGTGCGGCTTTGGTTACTTCTTCGTCTGCTATTGGACCATCAATTATAACAAAAAAAGAAGATTCAAATCATTTATTAAATGAAACAGATACTATTTTAGGCCATGGAGATTATCAATATAAATTGGTTAAAAATTGGGCTCAAATAAGTTCTACTAGAATTCCATTACTCAATTGCCATGAAATGGTTATGGACAGTAAAGGAAGATTGATTATGATTGGAGATCACCCACAAAATAATGTTTTAATTTTTGACAAATCTGGTAAGCTATTAGATTACTGGGGCACTGCGTATCAAGGTGGTCATGGACTAACACTTCATAATGAAGGTGGGGAAGATATGCTTTACATTACAGATTCTGGCTGGGCACAAGGCAAGAATAATAAAATGGTAAAACACAATGGTCGTGTTGCAAAAACCACTGTTGATGGAAGAGTAATTTTTGATATTGGCCACCCACAAACAATTGGTGTTTACAAACCTGGAGACCCATTTTGCCCAACAGAAACTGCTATAGGTCCTAATGGCGATATTTATGTTGCTGATGGTTATGGTATGGATTATATTATTCAATATGATGCCAATGGAAAATATATTCGTCATTGGGGTGGTAAAAATAATACTGACGAAAGATATAAACTTTCTAATGCACATGGTGTAGCAATAGATTATAGAGACAAAAACAATCCGCTAGTGGTATGTACTTCTAGAAATGAACAATCTTTTAAATGGTACACTTTAGATGGTAAATATGTTAAGACATTACATTTGCCAAATATGCAAGTATGTAGACCTGTTATAGATGACAACAACCTTTATGCAGGTGTTTGCTGGTCTCAACCCAAGGTTGGCAAAACAAACTGGAAAGATCACACTGGTTTTGTAACTATTATGGAAGGTGATAAAGTAGTTTCTAATCCTGGAGGAACTGAACCAATCTATAAAGATGGTACTTTACAAAAATCTTATCAATTAAAAGAAAAACCAATTTTACATGGTCATGATGTTTGTGTAGATGAAGATAAAAATCTATACATCTGTCAATGGAATGCAAATCATTCTACACCTTATAAATTAGAAAGAATATAA
- a CDS encoding DUF2231 domain-containing protein: MNEASDFVLFLGRFHPLVVHLPIGFLFFAFVLEIYSKIKKDTTFTKGIPLALFCGAMSAVVACVLGYMLSLSGDYSEAALDTHFWFGIATTIIAFVAWLIRIDKIKFNSSKAIKTNISSLALIVILLSVTGHYGGNLTHGSDYLTKYAPFGQKEEQVAEKITKIEDAVIYTNLVDPILENKCTSCHNSDKRKGGLMLHDSISIINGGKNGAVLVAGDATKSELIRRVLLKPHHDDFMPPEGKTPLTEEEIAILTFWINQTDANFSTKMGAIESPENILKTASNILGLSEDSKTTLAKLSAVDATILNDLKSEGFQIRELVFESNLYDVVLPSKTIKEANKTEIDKKLQKLAQIKEHILWLSLEDNFINNNHLNTLSSFNNLQKLVLSNNPITDEGIKEITKLTKLNSINLYNSKVTKASLKSLSEMKSLEKIYVWKTEIKPNDLIDFKENKKIKIVL; the protein is encoded by the coding sequence ATGAATGAAGCATCAGACTTTGTCTTATTTTTAGGAAGATTTCATCCACTTGTGGTGCACTTACCTATTGGTTTTTTATTTTTTGCATTTGTTTTAGAAATCTATAGTAAAATTAAAAAGGATACAACTTTTACAAAAGGTATTCCTTTGGCTTTATTTTGTGGAGCAATGAGTGCTGTGGTTGCCTGTGTTTTAGGGTATATGTTATCTTTAAGTGGAGATTATAGTGAGGCTGCTTTAGACACACATTTTTGGTTTGGTATTGCCACAACTATTATTGCTTTTGTTGCTTGGTTAATTAGAATCGATAAAATAAAATTTAATAGTTCTAAAGCCATTAAAACTAACATTTCTAGCTTAGCTTTAATTGTTATTTTATTGAGTGTTACAGGTCATTATGGAGGAAATTTAACACATGGAAGTGACTATTTAACCAAATACGCACCTTTTGGCCAAAAAGAAGAACAAGTTGCTGAAAAAATCACCAAAATAGAAGATGCAGTTATTTATACAAACTTGGTAGATCCTATTTTAGAAAATAAATGTACTAGCTGTCATAATTCTGATAAAAGAAAAGGAGGCTTAATGCTACATGATAGTATTTCGATTATTAATGGTGGTAAAAATGGGGCTGTTTTAGTAGCTGGTGATGCAACTAAATCTGAATTAATTCGCCGTGTTTTATTAAAACCACATCATGATGATTTTATGCCTCCAGAAGGTAAAACACCTTTAACAGAAGAAGAAATTGCCATTCTTACGTTTTGGATCAATCAAACAGATGCTAATTTTAGTACAAAAATGGGTGCCATAGAATCACCAGAAAACATTTTAAAAACAGCTTCTAATATTTTAGGTTTAAGCGAAGATTCTAAAACTACATTAGCAAAATTAAGTGCAGTTGATGCTACAATTTTAAACGATTTAAAATCAGAAGGTTTCCAAATAAGAGAGCTCGTTTTTGAATCTAATTTATATGATGTTGTATTACCTTCAAAAACTATTAAAGAAGCAAATAAAACCGAAATTGATAAAAAATTACAAAAATTAGCTCAAATAAAAGAGCATATATTGTGGTTATCTTTAGAAGACAATTTCATCAATAATAATCATCTAAATACATTAAGTTCTTTTAACAATCTTCAAAAATTAGTTTTAAGTAACAACCCAATTACGGATGAAGGTATAAAAGAGATTACAAAGCTCACCAAACTTAATAGCATTAACCTATACAATAGTAAAGTTACAAAAGCGAGCTTAAAAAGTTTATCAGAAATGAAAAGCTTGGAAAAGATTTATGTTTGGAAAACGGAAATAAAACCAAATGATTTAATCGATTTTAAAGAAAATAAAAAAATAAAAATCGTTTTATAA